A stretch of the Bacillus anthracis str. Vollum genome encodes the following:
- a CDS encoding putative holin-like toxin, with product MSEIALLLQGGLFLVALLTFVVVLIDKLKK from the coding sequence GTGAGTGAAATAGCGTTGTTACTGCAAGGTGGACTGTTTCTCGTTGCATTGTTAACGTTCGTCGTCGTTTTAATAGACAAGCTCAAAAAATAA
- the ssuD gene encoding FMNH2-dependent alkanesulfonate monooxygenase codes for MELLWFIPAYGDGRYLGTTKRGRAAEYGYYKQVAQAADYLGYTGVLLPTGQGCEDPWVLASALAAETEKLKFLVAVRPGLMSPTVAARMASTFDRISDGRLLINVVAGGDPVELQGDGLYLEHDERYEAADEFLKVWKSTLQGETISLEGKHMKVTDSKVVFPPVQTPYPPIYFGGSSDAGKEVAAEHSDVYLTWGEPPEQVKEKIEEVRKLAEEKGRSVRFGIRLHVIVRETEEEAWEEAERLIQYVDNETIELAQKTFARYDSVGQKRMTHLNKGTRESLEISPNLWAGIGLVRGGAGTALVGDPHTVAERIKEYEALGIDTFVLSGYPHLEEAYEVAELLFPLLKEDKKQENKIVGEMIADAYALKK; via the coding sequence ATGGAATTATTATGGTTTATTCCGGCTTATGGAGATGGTAGATATTTAGGTACAACAAAGAGAGGAAGAGCAGCTGAGTATGGTTATTATAAACAAGTCGCACAGGCAGCTGATTATTTAGGATATACAGGCGTGTTACTTCCAACTGGTCAAGGTTGTGAAGATCCATGGGTGTTAGCGTCAGCTCTTGCAGCTGAGACAGAAAAGCTAAAATTTTTAGTAGCAGTTAGACCGGGACTAATGTCACCGACAGTTGCAGCAAGGATGGCATCTACATTTGATAGAATTTCAGACGGGAGACTACTGATTAATGTAGTCGCTGGAGGAGATCCAGTTGAATTACAAGGAGATGGATTATATCTTGAACATGATGAAAGATATGAAGCAGCTGATGAGTTTTTAAAGGTTTGGAAATCGACATTGCAAGGTGAAACCATTTCATTAGAAGGGAAACATATGAAAGTTACAGATAGTAAAGTTGTGTTCCCGCCAGTTCAAACGCCATATCCTCCTATATATTTCGGAGGATCATCCGATGCTGGAAAGGAAGTTGCGGCTGAACATAGTGATGTATATTTAACGTGGGGAGAGCCGCCAGAGCAAGTGAAGGAGAAAATAGAGGAAGTAAGAAAGCTGGCAGAAGAGAAGGGGCGTTCAGTACGATTTGGTATCAGGTTACACGTAATTGTAAGAGAAACAGAAGAAGAGGCATGGGAAGAGGCAGAACGTTTAATTCAATATGTAGATAATGAAACAATTGAGCTTGCTCAAAAAACATTTGCGAGATATGATTCAGTGGGACAAAAACGAATGACACATTTAAATAAAGGAACAAGGGAGTCGCTAGAGATAAGTCCTAACTTATGGGCTGGCATCGGGCTTGTAAGAGGTGGTGCGGGTACTGCGCTTGTTGGAGATCCGCATACAGTAGCAGAGAGAATAAAAGAATATGAAGCGTTGGGAATTGATACATTTGTTTTATCTGGATATCCGCATTTAGAAGAGGCATATGAAGTGGCCGAACTGTTATTTCCTTTATTGAAAGAAGATAAGAAACAAGAAAATAAAATTGTTGGTGAAATGATAGCTGATGCATATGCATTAAAAAAATAG
- a CDS encoding ABC transporter permease: protein MENTKAVIKRASITIEKNNVKKVQKTNIKFLIRAITIPIIILIIWQLAGVFGLVSKTVLPTPLDIFVAFQELIKTGELFGHLSISVFRAAAGFFIGGSLGIILGTIVGFSTRSEQYLDPSVQMLRTVPHLAVAPLFVLWFGFGETSKVLLIADGAFFPLYVNAFLGIRGVDSKLFDVARVLEFSKRKLITKLILPATLPNLLLGARLSLGVAWVSLVVAELMGSTEGIGYMIMDARQFSNTDIVFVGIIIFAFVGKFSDSLVRLLEVKFLRWRDGFKGETGN from the coding sequence TATCAAATTTTTGATAAGGGCAATTACTATACCGATTATTATATTAATAATTTGGCAATTGGCTGGCGTATTCGGTCTAGTTTCTAAAACAGTTTTACCAACGCCGCTAGATATATTTGTAGCTTTTCAAGAACTTATAAAAACAGGAGAGTTATTCGGTCATTTAAGTATTAGTGTATTCAGGGCTGCGGCTGGTTTCTTTATTGGCGGGAGTTTAGGAATTATTTTAGGAACAATTGTTGGATTTTCAACGAGAAGTGAGCAATATTTAGATCCGTCAGTACAAATGTTAAGAACTGTGCCCCACTTAGCTGTTGCACCGCTTTTCGTATTATGGTTCGGTTTTGGAGAAACATCAAAAGTGTTATTAATTGCGGACGGTGCATTTTTTCCTTTATACGTAAACGCGTTTCTAGGAATACGTGGTGTAGATTCAAAGTTATTTGATGTTGCAAGAGTTTTAGAGTTTAGTAAAAGAAAATTAATTACAAAATTAATTTTACCTGCCACATTACCGAACCTATTACTAGGAGCAAGATTATCATTAGGAGTTGCATGGGTGAGTTTAGTAGTAGCAGAACTTATGGGATCTACAGAAGGTATTGGCTATATGATAATGGATGCAAGGCAATTTTCAAATACAGATATCGTATTTGTCGGTATTATCATCTTTGCATTCGTTGGGAAGTTTTCGGATTCACTCGTACGTTTACTAGAAGTGAAATTCTTAAGATGGCGAGATGGTTTTAAAGGGGAGACAGGGAATTAA